ATCTCGTCTCATCCGGGTTCTTGAATGGAAAGTCTCCCAATCCATGCAGTGCAGGAGTCAAAAACTTGAGCGGAACCTTGAATTTCTGCGTACCATCCTGGCCCTTCACAAGGTTCGTGAGGAGGAACTGTCGTATAGGCAAAGACTCCTCGTAACCTTGCAATATCTTGTCCGCTTCCTTCATCGTCTTGACAGAGGATTCTTCAATCTTTCGCATCCCGACAATGTATTTGCCAAAGTCGCTCTTGAGTGCCGCGTCTACCGGTGCGTTGTCCACGGGGATGAGAGATCCGATCTTGACTTGCTTGCGCAAAGCGACTGCCATGACTGCTTTTGCGCCCATTGAGTGCCCAATCAAACATGTGTCCTGCAATttgtggtgttggaggaaGAGTTCTATGTCTTCGGCCAGGGCTGTGTAGTCGTGCTTTGGATCGTGAGAGGAGTCGCCATGGTTGCGA
This genomic interval from Cercospora beticola chromosome 7, complete sequence contains the following:
- a CDS encoding uncharacterized protein (MEROPS:MER0031610), with the protein product MLARRALPRLQQPFRRYARRPYSTTELSNGIKMTYDLYEPEQQAQGGPIIFVHGLFGSKRNHRSMSKVLVRDLKRPVYAVDTRNHGDSSHDPKHDYTALAEDIELFLQHHKLQDTCLIGHSMGAKAVMAVALRKQVKIGSLIPVDNAPVDAALKSDFGKYIVGMRKIEESSVKTMKEADKILQGYEESLPIRQFLLTNLVKGQDGTQKFKVPLKFLTPALHGLGDFPFKNPDETRFEGPTLIVRGTKSHYVSDETLPICGRFFPNFERADIDAGHWVISEKPEEFRQAVVEFLTKHQD